One part of the Candidatus Saccharimonadales bacterium genome encodes these proteins:
- a CDS encoding DUF87 domain-containing protein, which produces MAFGKKPDPIDLAQAQRYREQQEIEQEFLRGITTLRDIIAPSSLEIQSGYFRLGTKYARTLYVYGYPRQIFTGWLSPIINIDEVIDVSMFVYPVESQVVLNNLRKKVGQLEASISINAERGKVRDPGLQAAIQDAEELRDQLQVGAERFFRFGLYITVYGDSLDELQFVQHKIETILGQQLVFSKVASSQMEQGMNSTIPQMTDQLQIRHNMNTGALSTSFPFTSADLTQEKGVLYGINMHNNGLVIFDRFSLENANMVVFAKSGAGKSFAVKLEALRSLMMGTEVIIVDPENEYQRLCDAVGGSYVNLSLNSTTRINPFDLPKVVESEEAEDALRANLINLHGLLRLMMGGAQMLPGGVTLPALSPVEEADLDQALIDTYARAGITSDPLTHTGQPPTINDLYETLLHMGGSGPQLAQRLRKYTTGTFAGIFSQQSNVDINNKMVVFSIRDLEDELRPVAMYIVLSYIWNKTRAERRKRLLVVDEAWQLMKYEDSANFLFSLAKRARKYFLGMTTITQDVEDFMTSKMGRAIVANASMQILLKQSTSAVDVLADVFKLTEEEKKRLAQFPVGQGLFFAGPNHVHLQIIASPTETGLITTNPQQLQQLQQLYAQQPNPQQPIPGQGVEGAL; this is translated from the coding sequence ATGGCATTCGGTAAAAAACCTGATCCAATTGACTTAGCCCAAGCTCAACGCTACCGCGAGCAACAAGAAATCGAGCAAGAATTTTTGCGCGGTATAACAACTCTGCGCGACATCATCGCGCCAAGCTCACTCGAAATCCAGAGTGGCTACTTTAGGCTTGGCACAAAATACGCTCGCACACTTTACGTTTATGGCTACCCGCGTCAAATCTTTACTGGCTGGCTAAGTCCGATCATCAATATCGACGAAGTTATAGATGTAAGCATGTTTGTTTATCCAGTTGAAAGCCAGGTAGTTTTAAACAATTTGCGCAAAAAAGTAGGCCAGCTAGAAGCCAGTATTAGCATTAACGCTGAGCGCGGTAAGGTGCGCGATCCGGGCCTACAGGCTGCTATCCAAGACGCCGAGGAACTGCGTGACCAACTGCAAGTTGGTGCTGAACGCTTTTTTAGGTTTGGCTTGTATATTACAGTTTACGGTGACAGTTTAGATGAGCTGCAGTTTGTGCAACATAAGATCGAAACAATTCTAGGTCAGCAATTAGTGTTCAGTAAGGTTGCTAGCAGTCAAATGGAGCAAGGAATGAACAGTACGATTCCGCAAATGACCGACCAGCTACAGATTCGCCACAACATGAATACGGGCGCACTTAGCACAAGTTTTCCGTTTACAAGTGCCGACCTCACCCAAGAAAAAGGTGTGCTTTATGGAATCAACATGCATAATAACGGCCTTGTGATTTTTGATCGATTCAGTTTAGAGAACGCCAACATGGTGGTGTTTGCAAAATCTGGTGCCGGTAAATCTTTTGCGGTCAAGCTAGAGGCTTTGCGTAGCTTAATGATGGGTACCGAAGTAATTATCGTAGACCCAGAAAACGAATATCAGCGACTTTGCGATGCGGTAGGCGGAAGTTATGTTAATCTAAGTTTAAACTCGACCACTCGAATAAATCCATTTGATCTACCAAAAGTAGTTGAAAGCGAAGAGGCCGAGGACGCTCTACGTGCCAATCTAATTAACTTACACGGGCTTTTGCGACTTATGATGGGTGGCGCACAAATGTTACCTGGTGGCGTAACTTTGCCAGCGCTCAGCCCAGTAGAAGAAGCTGATCTTGATCAAGCTCTGATCGATACCTATGCCCGAGCAGGAATCACGAGCGACCCATTAACTCATACCGGGCAGCCGCCAACAATCAACGATCTTTACGAGACGCTATTACATATGGGCGGGAGTGGTCCGCAACTTGCACAACGGTTGCGAAAATATACAACTGGAACATTTGCCGGTATCTTTAGTCAGCAATCAAATGTGGACATCAACAATAAAATGGTTGTTTTTAGCATCCGAGACCTAGAAGACGAGCTTCGCCCGGTTGCAATGTATATCGTTTTGAGCTACATCTGGAATAAAACACGCGCCGAGCGACGCAAGCGTTTATTAGTAGTTGATGAGGCTTGGCAGCTAATGAAATATGAAGACTCGGCAAACTTCTTATTCAGCCTCGCTAAGCGCGCAAGAAAATACTTTTTGGGTATGACCACCATAACTCAGGACGTTGAAGACTTTATGACCAGTAAAATGGGTCGTGCAATTGTGGCGAATGCCAGTATGCAAATTCTACTTAAACAGTCCACTTCGGCAGTTGACGTTTTGGCGGATGTGTTTAAGCTAACCGAAGAAGAAAAAAAGCGTTTGGCTCAATTCCCGGTAGGGCAGGGGTTGTTCTTTGCCGGACCAAATCATGTGCACTTACAGATTATTGCTAGCCCAACTGAGACCGGCTTGATTACAACCAATCCTCAGCAGCTTCAACAGTTACAACAGCTTTATGCACAGCAACCTAACCCACAGCAACCAATACCAGGTCAAGGAGTAGAAGGTGCCCTATAA
- a CDS encoding M23 family metallopeptidase, protein MNNLAKRFILILLAATLLIANGASEVSAYNTPQTVERGGPAFEEGSCSATPQTSELEGFKLPATKGYMGNEDPVDENGNLTTTGEGMAYGKFAKLGQNYRDFYITMRWTTHEWFWDGSARVADQAQIAWLNEAPRKVLVTNPRSNRSIIAVVMESGPAPWTGVDTERNNDPKQGWQQPQLGTPAEYGGRVSGFPPVAVEALLAQQRTGGQTNGDELLYSWAPDQNAEPGPTDLSVQNSDSTAICAPTGLGVSPDGFVFPLITTKTELKKGGWNPNCVNKVSSMGALGTVVRIQGLCHHDYLAADILDPVGTKVVAVRPGRVIRANSEISCFSPSVTIFSDPALGGDGNTYYTTHMGQQGRPTEDTIVNAGDIIGEIGDPHGCFPPHLHIDVSPIQTGFPRNSGGTHGPLLDPQPALKASYQTLPE, encoded by the coding sequence ATGAACAACTTAGCTAAACGATTTATCCTAATTTTACTGGCGGCAACACTACTTATCGCGAACGGTGCCAGCGAAGTCAGTGCTTATAACACTCCTCAAACTGTAGAGAGGGGAGGGCCGGCTTTTGAGGAAGGTTCGTGCAGCGCCACGCCGCAAACATCGGAACTTGAAGGCTTCAAGCTACCGGCAACCAAAGGTTATATGGGCAATGAAGATCCAGTAGACGAAAACGGCAATCTTACAACCACCGGAGAGGGCATGGCTTACGGTAAGTTTGCAAAACTTGGCCAAAATTACCGTGACTTCTACATCACAATGCGGTGGACTACACATGAATGGTTCTGGGACGGCAGCGCCAGAGTGGCCGATCAGGCTCAAATTGCTTGGCTAAATGAAGCCCCACGAAAAGTTCTAGTAACCAATCCAAGATCAAACAGAAGTATTATTGCCGTTGTTATGGAATCTGGCCCAGCGCCATGGACGGGCGTAGACACTGAGCGAAATAACGATCCTAAGCAAGGCTGGCAACAGCCACAATTAGGAACACCTGCAGAGTATGGCGGTCGCGTTTCCGGGTTCCCGCCAGTGGCGGTCGAAGCTTTGCTCGCTCAGCAACGAACGGGTGGTCAAACTAATGGTGATGAGCTGCTTTATTCCTGGGCACCAGACCAAAACGCTGAGCCCGGACCTACGGACTTATCGGTTCAAAACTCGGACAGTACGGCAATTTGTGCTCCAACAGGTTTAGGTGTAAGCCCAGACGGTTTCGTATTCCCACTAATCACAACAAAAACAGAACTCAAAAAAGGTGGCTGGAACCCTAATTGTGTTAACAAAGTTTCATCTATGGGTGCGCTAGGAACAGTCGTGAGAATACAAGGCCTCTGTCACCACGATTACTTAGCAGCAGACATTCTTGATCCAGTTGGAACTAAAGTTGTTGCCGTACGACCCGGCAGAGTTATTAGGGCGAACTCAGAGATTAGCTGCTTTAGCCCAAGTGTAACAATATTTAGCGACCCAGCTCTTGGCGGCGACGGTAACACATACTACACAACCCATATGGGGCAGCAAGGCAGGCCTACCGAAGACACAATTGTGAATGCGGGCGATATTATTGGCGAAATTGGCGACCCGCACGGTTGCTTCCCACCACACTTGCACATAGACGTCAGTCCGATCCAAACGGGATTCCCGAGAAATAGCGGTGGAACACACGGCCCTTTACTCGATCCTCAGCCGGCATTAAAAGCTTCTTACCAAACATTACCGGAGTAA
- a CDS encoding DNA replication/repair protein RecF produces MFGSVSLHNFRSYTNYDVEFSPGVTVIVGPNGSGKTNLLEALYVLSAGSSFRGVDRDMIRHGEPWLKIEGVYNDQKRTIVYKVQPEKLEKQFDIDGSKKARLTHQYKLPVVLFEPDHLRLLRSSPTGRRDFLDNLLARIHPDFTWTKHQYERVLQQRNSLLKNKFGLSQVEDQLFAWDVRLADLGAVIVERRVSLINDLNKVFGEVYSSIAGVKTDLQIEYKSSLPAENYQANLLNALSRNAASDLHRGFTSFGPHRDDFAVKINNKPAAAAASRGEVRSMLLALKIIELKLLAKQNENPPILLLDDVFSELDSTRRRALTDITKTYQTFITTTDADVVEKSFLAEHKIISTEKLQA; encoded by the coding sequence ATGTTTGGTTCGGTTTCGCTGCACAATTTTAGATCATACACAAACTACGACGTCGAGTTTTCGCCGGGCGTAACTGTTATTGTTGGACCAAATGGTAGTGGAAAAACCAATCTACTAGAGGCGCTTTATGTGCTTTCGGCTGGAAGTTCCTTTAGGGGTGTGGATCGAGATATGATTAGGCATGGAGAGCCTTGGTTGAAAATCGAAGGAGTATATAACGATCAAAAACGCACAATTGTTTACAAAGTTCAGCCTGAAAAACTCGAAAAACAGTTTGATATTGATGGATCTAAAAAAGCTCGACTAACCCACCAGTACAAATTACCCGTAGTTTTGTTTGAGCCAGATCATTTGCGGCTTTTGCGCTCCTCGCCTACTGGGCGCCGTGATTTTTTAGACAACCTGCTTGCGCGAATTCACCCTGATTTTACCTGGACAAAACATCAATACGAACGGGTTTTACAACAGCGCAACTCGTTGCTTAAAAATAAATTCGGCTTGAGCCAGGTCGAAGATCAACTTTTTGCATGGGATGTTCGCCTAGCTGATTTGGGAGCTGTGATTGTAGAGCGACGCGTATCGCTGATTAACGATTTAAATAAAGTCTTTGGAGAAGTTTATTCTTCGATCGCGGGCGTAAAAACTGATTTACAAATTGAATACAAAAGTTCACTACCTGCCGAAAATTATCAAGCAAACCTGCTGAATGCGTTGTCGCGCAATGCGGCAAGCGACTTACATCGCGGTTTTACGTCGTTTGGACCCCACCGTGACGATTTTGCGGTAAAAATCAATAACAAGCCCGCTGCGGCTGCTGCGTCGCGTGGTGAGGTTCGTAGCATGCTTTTAGCGCTTAAAATAATTGAACTCAAGCTTTTAGCCAAGCAAAACGAAAATCCGCCAATACTATTGCTCGACGACGTGTTTTCGGAGCTCGATAGCACTCGCCGTAGAGCTTTGACGGATATTACCAAGACTTACCAAACGTTTATAACTACCACGGATGCTGATGTCGTTGAGAAAAGTTTTTTGGCAGAACATAAAATAATTAGCACCGAAAAGTTGCAAGCTTAA
- the dnaN gene encoding DNA polymerase III subunit beta produces the protein MKLTVTQENLSKALQTVGRVASGKTPLPILNNILLRTQNNRLLLAATNLELAITQRVGSKIETEGSVTVPAKLTTEFVMNLPKGNVELEADGAKLHIKCGAYKSTINGMTPDEFPELPTIEEKNVLSVPAGDLKRAIQQTVVVASADDTRPVLTGVYCHSFEGSIYFAATDGYRLAERKLISSPLEISAIIPVVAMNDVIRIMSDDGADVKFVFGENQVRILLDDVEITSRLIDGTFPDYRALIPSESESKVTLPKDEFTRITKVASLFARESGGSVTLKAESDKLSIHSIASQLGENTSEAEAKVSAEGSVTLNSRYLLEALGCVDAKTVEFRFSGKLAPCIVTAADNPDAGYKHVIMPLKS, from the coding sequence ATGAAGCTTACAGTCACACAAGAAAACCTAAGCAAAGCTTTGCAAACTGTCGGCAGAGTTGCTTCGGGTAAAACACCCCTACCTATTTTGAACAATATTTTGCTTCGAACTCAAAATAATCGTCTACTACTTGCGGCGACGAATCTGGAATTAGCCATAACACAACGTGTAGGAAGTAAAATTGAAACCGAGGGCAGCGTTACAGTTCCTGCAAAACTCACAACTGAATTTGTAATGAACTTGCCTAAAGGTAATGTTGAACTCGAGGCGGACGGTGCAAAACTTCACATTAAGTGCGGCGCCTATAAATCTACGATCAACGGCATGACTCCTGATGAATTTCCAGAATTACCCACAATTGAGGAAAAGAACGTTTTAAGTGTTCCGGCTGGGGATTTAAAACGTGCAATTCAGCAAACAGTGGTTGTAGCATCGGCCGACGACACCCGCCCAGTATTAACTGGTGTTTACTGTCACAGCTTTGAGGGAAGTATTTATTTTGCAGCAACAGATGGCTACAGATTGGCTGAGCGAAAGTTAATCAGTTCTCCACTAGAGATTAGCGCGATTATTCCAGTTGTAGCTATGAATGATGTAATTAGAATTATGAGTGACGATGGCGCAGATGTTAAGTTCGTGTTCGGAGAAAACCAGGTAAGAATTTTACTAGATGATGTGGAGATAACTTCACGTTTAATAGACGGTACGTTCCCCGACTATCGCGCGCTTATTCCAAGCGAAAGCGAGAGTAAAGTAACCTTACCCAAGGATGAGTTCACGCGAATTACTAAAGTCGCAAGCTTATTTGCGCGAGAATCTGGCGGCAGTGTAACCTTGAAAGCTGAATCTGATAAATTAAGTATTCATTCGATCGCCTCACAACTAGGTGAGAATACGAGTGAGGCTGAGGCAAAAGTCAGTGCCGAAGGTAGCGTAACACTTAACTCACGCTATCTGCTCGAAGCGCTGGGGTGTGTAGACGCTAAGACCGTGGAGTTTCGCTTTAGCGGAAAATTGGCGCCCTGCATAGTAACCGCCGCAGACAACCCCGACGCGGGCTATAAACACGTTATAATGCCGCTTAAAAGCTAA
- the dnaA gene encoding chromosomal replication initiator protein DnaA, with translation MKNALWQTVLGEIELSVSRANFITWFKTSEMLSNEGGEIVIGVVNIFAKEQMEARFNSLILDVLQKNGVEVNKVSYTIISETKRKKAVAQTEKPLLMQAPVVAETRAESTTFTSSQNGSSGLNPKYNFENFIVGSSNELAYTACQAVAATPGTKYNPLFLYGGVGLGKTHLIQAVGNEICRKNPGTRVLYISSETFVNEFLDSIRFKKKGFSNRYRNVDLLIIDDIQFIAGKERTQEEFFHTFNALHQANKQIIISSDKPPKAIPTLEDRLRSRFEWGMAIDIQSPDFETRCAILQTKASQSNVSLPRDTVEYLAANIQNNVRELEGALNQLIAHCELQRLEPNVDTAKALFSSARTTRPHHVTARQIIEKTAKHFQIESADITSPKRDKHIVVPRQIAMYLLRSELHLSFPKIASELGRKDHTTAIHSVEKIQKASKLDYVIRQQITEIRDKLYA, from the coding sequence ATGAAAAACGCACTGTGGCAAACCGTTTTAGGTGAAATTGAGTTAAGCGTGTCGCGCGCCAACTTTATTACTTGGTTCAAAACATCAGAGATGCTTTCTAACGAGGGTGGCGAGATTGTCATTGGGGTTGTGAACATCTTTGCAAAAGAACAAATGGAGGCTAGATTTAACAGCCTAATTTTGGACGTTTTGCAAAAAAATGGAGTCGAAGTAAATAAAGTTAGCTACACCATAATCTCTGAGACAAAACGGAAAAAAGCCGTAGCTCAAACCGAGAAACCACTACTCATGCAGGCTCCAGTTGTAGCCGAAACTCGCGCAGAGTCCACCACTTTTACTAGTAGCCAAAACGGGAGTTCGGGTCTTAACCCTAAATACAACTTTGAAAATTTTATCGTTGGATCAAGCAACGAACTCGCCTACACTGCTTGTCAAGCGGTAGCGGCCACTCCAGGCACAAAATACAACCCTCTATTTTTATACGGGGGTGTGGGACTAGGCAAAACCCACTTAATACAAGCTGTTGGCAATGAAATCTGCCGCAAAAACCCTGGTACACGCGTACTTTACATTTCGAGTGAGACTTTCGTTAATGAATTTTTGGACAGCATTAGGTTCAAAAAGAAGGGTTTCTCTAACCGATATCGCAATGTTGACCTATTGATAATCGACGATATTCAGTTTATAGCCGGCAAAGAGCGTACACAGGAAGAGTTTTTTCACACCTTTAACGCATTGCACCAGGCAAACAAACAGATTATCATCAGTTCCGACAAGCCGCCTAAAGCAATCCCTACATTAGAAGATCGCTTACGCTCGCGCTTTGAATGGGGTATGGCGATCGACATCCAATCGCCGGATTTCGAAACACGTTGCGCAATTTTACAAACCAAAGCTAGCCAAAGTAATGTTAGTCTACCCCGCGATACCGTGGAGTATTTGGCCGCCAACATTCAAAACAACGTCCGCGAGCTGGAGGGCGCCCTAAACCAGCTGATCGCACACTGCGAGCTTCAACGCTTAGAGCCGAATGTAGATACTGCCAAAGCTTTATTTAGCAGCGCGCGCACGACTCGCCCACACCACGTAACCGCCAGGCAAATCATAGAAAAAACTGCAAAGCACTTCCAGATCGAATCTGCGGACATAACTAGCCCTAAACGTGACAAACACATTGTTGTGCCACGGCAGATCGCCATGTATCTTTTACGCAGTGAGCTGCACTTGAGTTTCCCTAAAATCGCATCGGAACTAGGTCGCAAAGATCACACTACTGCGATTCATTCGGTCGAAAAAATCCAAAAAGCTTCAAAGCTTGATTATGTAATTCGGCAACAAATCACCGAGATTAGGGACAAATTGTATGCGTAG
- the rpmH gene encoding 50S ribosomal protein L34 codes for MPKRTHQPKKARRVKVHGFRARMATKDGQAVLKRRRIKGRAKIAVSNK; via the coding sequence ATGCCAAAACGAACTCACCAGCCAAAAAAAGCTCGTCGCGTTAAAGTTCACGGTTTTCGCGCTCGCATGGCTACTAAAGACGGCCAAGCCGTTCTTAAGCGTCGTCGCATTAAAGGTCGCGCAAAAATCGCCGTTTCTAACAAGTAA
- the rnpA gene encoding ribonuclease P protein component translates to MLASKYRFHGYGSLKFLFSHGKTYRSKSLSVRVTLNTRRQNSRVAVVISKKVIKASPKRNRVRRRVYEVLRTEWQHIKPAHDILISVYDPAFFDADHSVIAAEIKRVLITAQVWVD, encoded by the coding sequence ATGCTAGCAAGCAAGTACAGGTTCCATGGTTATGGATCGCTGAAATTTTTGTTTAGTCATGGTAAAACTTACAGATCAAAAAGTCTGTCTGTTCGTGTTACGCTAAATACTCGTCGCCAAAATAGTCGAGTAGCTGTAGTTATCAGTAAAAAAGTCATCAAGGCTTCGCCAAAACGCAACCGAGTACGCAGGCGAGTTTACGAAGTTTTGCGAACCGAGTGGCAACATATTAAACCTGCGCACGATATTTTGATTAGCGTTTATGACCCAGCTTTTTTTGACGCGGATCACAGCGTAATTGCTGCCGAGATCAAAAGGGTCTTAATTACCGCCCAAGTTTGGGTGGACTAA
- a CDS encoding YidC/Oxa1 family membrane protein insertase has protein sequence MSIFDIILVQPIFNILVFIYGVLPGHDFGVSLIIFTILVRLLMWPLVKKQLNQTKVMRALQPELAKIKAKTKGNKQLENQLMLELYKEKGVNPFGSIGLLLVQLPIFISLFAVVRLITENPDNIDKYTYHILDQLPAVQSAISDGFQASLLGLIDLTKHAIEPGSGVIYWPLLIMAIIAAILQYFQSKQLLPAPKEKKKLRDLLKEQAAGKQVDQAEMSALVTNKMSWLFPVLTFMVAIYLAGALVLYLMITSLVAVLQQYLVLKKDETELDKISNKTKARAENAQTAEIVEGKKSKKKRRK, from the coding sequence ATGAGTATATTCGACATAATTTTAGTTCAACCAATTTTTAACATCCTAGTGTTTATTTACGGGGTTTTGCCAGGTCACGATTTTGGTGTAAGCCTTATTATTTTCACGATTTTAGTTCGCTTGTTAATGTGGCCACTTGTCAAAAAGCAGCTTAATCAGACAAAGGTTATGCGTGCATTGCAGCCAGAGCTTGCAAAAATTAAGGCAAAAACCAAGGGAAACAAGCAACTAGAAAACCAACTTATGTTGGAACTGTACAAGGAAAAGGGCGTCAATCCATTTGGATCAATCGGCCTGTTGCTTGTTCAGCTGCCCATCTTTATTTCCTTATTTGCAGTTGTTCGTTTAATCACAGAAAACCCTGATAACATCGATAAGTATACTTACCATATTCTTGATCAGTTACCAGCCGTACAGTCTGCAATTTCTGACGGTTTTCAAGCGTCGTTGCTTGGATTGATAGATCTAACTAAGCACGCAATTGAGCCAGGAAGCGGTGTAATTTACTGGCCTCTGCTAATTATGGCAATTATTGCGGCAATACTGCAGTATTTCCAATCAAAACAGCTTTTACCGGCTCCTAAAGAAAAGAAAAAACTTCGCGATTTACTAAAAGAACAAGCTGCTGGCAAGCAAGTTGATCAAGCAGAGATGAGCGCGCTTGTGACTAACAAGATGTCGTGGTTGTTCCCAGTCTTAACTTTTATGGTTGCAATTTACTTGGCTGGAGCCCTAGTTCTTTATCTGATGATTACCAGCCTTGTTGCCGTGCTACAGCAGTACCTTGTTCTTAAGAAAGACGAAACAGAACTAGATAAGATTAGCAATAAAACTAAAGCACGTGCCGAAAACGCTCAAACGGCCGAGATTGTGGAAGGGAAGAAAAGCAAAAAGAAAAGGAGAAAGTAA
- a CDS encoding R3H domain-containing nucleic acid-binding protein, which yields MDANASVEFAKKYLEDLLSFFGLNTVVSVHLEEDVIELSVPSTHLNGFLIGQRGETLRSLQFLLSQSLKNENAELNRVNIDVANYKKHRAERVADQVKDWCRQVMDSGEDMHLRPMSPADRRTAHRVVAEFSNLQSESQGEGRDRHLVISLA from the coding sequence ATGGACGCTAATGCTTCAGTTGAATTTGCAAAGAAATATCTAGAAGATTTACTTTCGTTTTTTGGGCTAAACACGGTTGTATCTGTTCATCTTGAGGAAGATGTGATTGAGCTTAGCGTTCCATCGACGCACCTTAACGGTTTTTTAATTGGACAGCGCGGAGAGACTTTGCGCAGTTTACAATTTTTGCTTTCACAAAGCCTAAAAAATGAAAATGCTGAGCTGAACCGCGTGAATATTGATGTTGCCAACTACAAGAAACATCGAGCTGAGCGCGTGGCTGACCAGGTTAAGGATTGGTGTAGGCAAGTCATGGATAGTGGAGAAGATATGCATTTGCGCCCTATGAGCCCAGCGGATCGTCGGACTGCCCATCGAGTAGTTGCAGAGTTCTCAAATCTTCAGAGCGAATCCCAAGGGGAGGGGAGAGACCGTCATTTAGTAATTAGCCTTGCTTAA
- a CDS encoding glycosyltransferase family 1 protein, translated as MKIAIDARIINSTTGRYVERLINYLEDLKPHHEFLILVRERDKDYYKPKTKNFKIVIADFEDYSFGEQIGFAKLLQKLKPDLVHFCMPQQPLLFTRPAVTTVHDLNLLRITKNDMNPVELATKKLIFRGLLLAVAKRSKQILTPTKFTKNDLVNFSHINPDKVTVTYEGSLEVISEQQEVQELKGKKFIMYLGRAEPYKNNRRLIKAHQKLLQEHPDLHLAIAGKIDELRQADKDWVEQNQYKNVHFLGFVSDSAAAWLYSNCRAYVFASFMEGFGLPALDAMAYGAPVASSSASCLPEVYQDAAHYFNPHSTDDIARAVNDILTNKKLRDTLSKKGILQQKKYSWKKMATETLQVYNKVLEK; from the coding sequence GTGAAAATTGCCATTGACGCACGAATTATAAATTCAACCACCGGTCGATACGTTGAGCGGCTTATAAATTATCTCGAAGACTTAAAGCCTCATCACGAATTCTTGATCTTGGTTCGCGAAAGAGACAAGGACTACTACAAACCAAAGACCAAAAATTTTAAAATCGTAATCGCTGATTTTGAGGACTACAGTTTTGGTGAGCAAATAGGTTTTGCGAAACTGTTGCAAAAATTAAAACCCGATCTTGTCCATTTCTGTATGCCACAACAGCCGCTTTTGTTCACCCGTCCTGCTGTCACTACAGTTCATGATTTAAACTTGTTACGCATTACCAAAAACGATATGAATCCGGTCGAACTAGCCACTAAAAAGCTTATATTTCGTGGACTTTTATTGGCAGTTGCCAAACGCTCCAAACAGATACTTACTCCGACCAAATTCACCAAGAATGACCTTGTAAATTTTAGTCATATAAACCCAGACAAGGTAACGGTAACATATGAAGGCTCTTTAGAAGTTATTTCCGAACAGCAAGAGGTTCAAGAACTTAAAGGGAAAAAGTTTATAATGTACTTGGGCAGAGCGGAGCCGTACAAGAATAATCGCCGTTTAATTAAAGCTCATCAAAAACTTCTGCAAGAACACCCCGATTTACATTTGGCTATTGCCGGCAAGATAGACGAGCTGCGTCAAGCAGACAAAGACTGGGTTGAACAAAACCAGTACAAAAACGTGCATTTTTTAGGTTTCGTAAGTGACTCGGCTGCCGCCTGGCTATATAGCAATTGCAGGGCTTACGTTTTTGCGTCCTTTATGGAAGGCTTCGGGTTACCAGCTCTAGATGCTATGGCATACGGAGCGCCAGTGGCTAGTAGTAGCGCCAGCTGTTTGCCTGAGGTTTACCAAGATGCGGCTCATTACTTTAACCCACATAGTACAGATGATATTGCTCGGGCCGTTAATGATATTCTGACGAATAAAAAACTTCGAGACACGCTAAGTAAAAAGGGTATACTGCAGCAAAAAAAATATTCCTGGAAAAAAATGGCAACCGAAACTCTGCAGGTTTATAATAAAGTCCTTGAAAAATAA